GGTTTCCGGAATATTTTTGATATTCATCATTTTTCCGATCCGTTTCCAAAGATAGAAATTGGCTAACCTTTCTTTTTCAGTACTTTTTCTCCACCCGAACTTTTGGTTCCAGCGATCCGGCTCGAATATAAATGTAGTGAGCGTATATAAGAAGTCCTCATTCTTGATATCGTATTCTTTATGGATCTGGTTCAGCTTTCTCATGGCTTTCCTTCCTCTTTCGCTGTCCAATCCATTCTCTATAAATTCCGCCAGGATTAGAGCCGTATCATCGTATCTTTTTTGTCCTGCAAGTTCGAATCGTTTGGTAGTATTTAATATTTTTGAAATAGAAGGGATCGCAAATGTCCTGAAGAAGGAAATAGCAAGCGAGATCTCCACATCCTGAGGGAAATCATAACTTCCTGCAAGAAACACTATCTTTTGTGCATCCTTCTCCGCATCTAACCTATTAATTTGTTTTAATATTTTCAAACGGTTGAACATCTGTTTATTTTTTCCTTTGATACCGAACTTTTTATTTTTCCGCTTTTTCGCACAGATGTTCGGTTAAATGTATATAGCAACTCTTTTCTTTTAATACTTTTATCCCAAACAATGCGGACATAAAAAAATCCCGACGTTTTTACCGCCGGGATTTTAAAAACGATAGATTGTATTCTAATCTTAGCCGTTAGAAGGAACTGGGAAAAGTCCTTCGATAGAAAGATATCTTTCTCCGGTATCGTAATTGAAAGTAAGGACTGTAGATCCTTCCGGAAGTTCAGGAAGTTTTTTAGCTACCGCTGCCAAAGCTGCACCGGAAGATACTCCTAAGAAAATTCCTTCTTCCTTTGCTGCACGAAGTGCGTATTGGAAAGCCTCGTCCTTAGAAACTTGGATCACACCGTCGAGTAGATCAGTATGTAAGTTTTTAGGAATGAATCCCGCTCCAATTCCTTGGATTGGGTGCGGTCCAGGTTTTCCTCCGGAAATTACTGGAGAGGCTTCCGGCTCAACTGCAAATACTTTAGTATTAGGGAACTTCTCCTTTAAAACCTTAGCAACTCCTGTGATATGTCCGCCTGTACCAACTCCAGTGATCAGAGCATCTACTCCGTTAGGAAAGTCTTTCAGGATCTCTGCTGCAGTAGTATCAATATGAACTTGAATGTTTGCTTCGTTCTCGAACTGTTGAGGCATCCAAGCTTTTGGAGTTTCAGAAACCAATTGTTTCGCTCTTTCGATTGCTCCAGGCATTCCTTTTTCGCGAGGAGTGAGGTCGAATTCCGCGCCATAAGCAGCCATAATTCTTCTTCTTTCCACACTCATAGATTCAGGCATTACCAGGATCAAACGATATCCTTTTACTGCCGCAACAAGAGCTAAACCGATACCGGTGTTTCCGGAAGTCGGCTCGATGATTACTGTATCCTTAGTGAGTTTTCCGCTTTTTTCAGCGTCCTCGATCATAGAAAGCGCGATACGATCCTTGATAGAACCGCCTGGATTGCTACGCTCTAATTTAGAATATACATTGTATTTGGATCCAAAGAGTCGGTTGATTTTCACGTGGGGTGTGTTACCGATCGTCTCTAAGATATTATTTGCTTTCATCAGGAATTCCTACCTCTGCAGCTGGGTTTATATGAACTTGTCAATATATTAAACATCTTTTTCACTATATCAAATGCGATCAATGAAAAAAGAACAAAACTGTCCGGATATTTCTAAGACCGGTCATACTTCTTTCAAGACAATTCCGGCTAAAAAGGATTCAGTCTCAGGGCCGAAAGAAAGTCCGAGTCCCTTATAAACCGCATAAATACTAGAGATATGCACGTTCGAATCTCCAGGTGTGGCGGCATATCCCCTCACTTCTTTACCGTTCACTTCCAAGGCGGAAAGTGGAAACACTGCATGAGAGAAAATCCTTCCATACAATCCTCTATCTCTTCCAGAAGAGAAGATCGAGTTTGTGGAAACAAGCTCAGTGATACTTAAGAATGGGTCATTATTGATCTTGGATACCAACCATTCTTTAGAAACTTCTCTCTTTAGGCGTAGATGAAAACGAATCAAGTGCATATAGGGTGAATTTATCGTTACAGAAGAAGACCCCAATTTAATACTAAATCCCAAATCAGAATATACTTCGTTCAATAATCTTCCATGGTGGGTGCCTGTTGGCGATTCAGGAAGAACAAGTAATGGCCCGGTGACGTGGGGATCGTTTTTTGCCATGTCTGCATCTCTTCGGATCACGAAAAAATCAGCTTCTTCTAAAATATTTACCAGTTCTTGCGGTTTTTCTGAGTAGAAGGGCCTAAGTATTCCGGCTAACGTATGAGTGTTACAAGTAGAAATATGTATGAATCTAGGCGGATCTTTTTCTAAAATCGGAGTGCTTTCCGGATATAAAAATTGAGGTCCGAAAGAATGTTCACTTCCCTGGGCGATAAAAATTTTGATCCGATCGTAAATTGGTTCTGAGTATTCCGATTTTCTTTTATCTGCAACTCCAGGAGGAGAAGAATCACATACAACCTGAGACTGAGACAATGCGTCCTGTTTGGAGACCCATTCAGGAAAAAAGTTACGAACCCCATTTGACCCGTCATCTACTATGATCCCGCCTTTTTCTAACAGGGAAAGTATCTGAGGTATTTCTGATTTTTGTAATTTGTACGGTTCTACAAATACTTGGAAGCCGCCAAACTTATTCTTTAATAATAATAACAAAGAAGCCAGAGGCCAACCTATGACCCCTGTCCCTCTTAGGTATACTCCCGGAGTTTTTGTTTCGCTCACATAGTAAAGTATTCCGCAAGTTCCCTAAACGTATAGGAAAATTTTGGAAAATTAAACTATGCTGATCCTATAGGAAAAATCCTCCAGATAATTGTTCTTATAGGAAACGTAATTTGCAGCGGTTCTCTCTATCAAATTCCTTTCTTCTTCCGTAATATCTCTTACGATCTTTGCAGGAGATCCCATTACCATTGCTCCTGGTGGGATGATCTTGCCCGGGGTCACCATAGCACCTGCGGCCACAAAGGAATATTCTCCGAGCTCCACTCCATCCATGATGATTGCACCCATTCCAACGAATGAATTATTTTTAAGTTTGCATCCATGAAGAACAGCCCTGTGGCCAACGGAAACATTGTCTCCGATTTCCACTGGATGGGTGTTTCTGGAAACATGGACAACCGTCATGTCCTGTATGTTTACATTGTCTCCGATACGAATATAATTCACATCTCCCCGTATCAAAGTTTGGAACCAGATAGAAGAATCTTTTCCGATCACTACATCTCCTACTACCAAAGAACCTGGAGCTAAAAACACTCCATCTTTGAAGATAGGGCGTTTACCCATGTATTCTAAAATATTTCCCGCCAGATGTACTTCTTGCATATAATTTCCCTCAATAGCGCTACTATCTTACAACATTCCTTGGCCTGGACAAGTCCAAATTATAGAAGTTTTTCCGAGCGGGCTCTCCTTATATCAAAATTCAATTATGCGCAAATTTTAGGATTTCTATCTTTTCCAAAGTTTCTTTAGAGATCCTTTTCCATCCTGATCCTATAAACCAATTCTCCACCTCGGTTCCTAATTTTTCCGAATCGTTTTTTTTCAAGGTTTGTAAAAGAGATAGTGTAACCGGCTCGTAACGCACCAAAGAAATGGATCCTTTTCGGGAAGAAAGTGTCCTAATTAATCTTGGCAGATCTTCCGTATCTTCTATCCTCATTACTTTTTTATGCAAAATTTCCTGGCCAAATAGTGCGGATACACTTGGATCCATTGTTAGATATATATCCGGATTGGACTCCAATAAGAATTCGTTATATTTTACGTATTCTCGAGAAAGTTTTTCCTGGGTTAATAAGTAGATCTTAGAGAAGAATAAGGTCACTAAAAATAAGATCCCTGTCAAAATCCAAATAGAAGTAGGGACTTTTTCGGAATTCTTTTTGGAAAAGAATAAAACTACTGCTGGGACAATTAGCCAAGAAAGATATCTGGTTCCCCAATCGATATTAGAATCATTTGGCGCAAGGTAAGCTCCAAAGAAGAGGGAGATTAAAATTGCTAAGGAAAGTTTTCTTTCAAAACTTTCTAGATCTTTCCAGCGAGTAAAAAAGTATACCAACCATAGGAGGATCCAAGGGCAGAAGAATAAAAATCCAACTCTTCCATTTCCCAAAAAAAGTAGAGACGAATATTTTTCAAGTCCGGTATCCCAGCCTATTTCCGCATTGGCCTCTATCCTGGTTCCCAGAGCAGAGCCATACAGATAATAGTTAATAATTCCGTAAAATACTACTCCTATACCCGTTCCAATTAGTAAAACCAGTCTATCCTTATCTCTTGAAGAAACTCCGGATCTACCCTTGTAAATGAAGTCAATCAGGTGAAATATTCCCAAGAAGAAGTATAAAATTGTATTCTCCGACCGGAAGAAGAACCCAAGTCCTACAAAGAATCCAATAAAAAGTCCGAGTGGCTTAGTTTTCACCGGACAGGCATAAAAAGTAAGACCTATACAGGTCAAAAGAAATGTAATCGAATAATCCGGAAATAAAGCGGAATGAAAAAAAGCAGGACCTAAACATAAAAATAGAACTGCAGCCCATTTTAAGTCCAATTCGAATTTTAGGAAAAATACTCCGATCCAAAAGAACAAAATAGAAACGTAAAATAGAAAACTATAATCTCCTAATAGGCCGAATACGGATGCATATAGAGAGAATGCTACAGGAAAAGGGCCGGAAATCCCGTTTTCCAAATGGACCTGCCAGCTCGGAAAAAATTTACAACCCCCTAGATCCTCCAATATTTTACAGCTGAAGTATTGGCTTTTATATCCAGAATCGATGAATGCTTGGGCCTGAACGATCTTGTTCTGGTTATCGGAGACTAAAATCGAATTTGCATCTATCTTAAATAAGAATAATGCTGTGAATACAATACAACTAAGTGGAAATAGAAACTGAAGTTTAGAAATAAGATATTTTCTTCCGATTGTTTCCAAGGAGAGGCTAGGTCCCTTTATTTTCTAATCCGGATATATGACCCTCGAAAATCTGATATTTCAACTTTTTTTTGAATAAAATCTACTTTGACCTTTTTTTGTGCATTCGTACCTTAGCCTATAATGTTCTCATTAAAAAAAGAGTTCGGAGAGAAGGAAAAAAAATTCGATCGGAAGAAATTCGCTCAGATACTTTCGATCTCTCTAGTGGTTGGATTTTTATTTGCGACCGCAGTCCGAATCTGGTTCCTATTTCCTTTCGTCCCGGAAACGGAAGAGATGTCTCCTGCCTTTCCTAAGGGAAAAAGAATCTATATCTCCCGCTTCGTCAGGGATTCTTCCTTATTTTTAGGTGATGTAGTCCTAGTCGAACATCCTACACAAAAAGGAAAAGTGACATTGGTCCGTATTATGGGAAAATCTGGAGACCAGATCTCCATCAAGGATAAAGTCCTTTATCGAAATGGTATCTCCGAGGCTCAGGAAAAATCAGACTTCTCCTTACAACACAAGGACGCAAGACCTGCTTTCTCCGGAACCTATTCTACTAGGGACAATCTTTCCAACCTAACGGTAGAAGATCGAAATTACTTTCTTTTATGCGATAACCGAGACGACTGTGTGGATTCCAGAGATTTCGGCCCCTTGCCTTTCGAAAAGATCATAGGCAAAGTTTTCTAACTTTCCTTGCGATCCACATCCGGACCGCGACAGCGATGCGCAGGGTTTAGTCTCGTAGAGACCGAAGCGTAGCGTAGCCCGTAGCAGCGCGGTCTGAGCGAAGCGAGGAGTCGCCCAGAACTCATTTTTAATGATTAGAATCCATCCTAAAATTCACGAAAAAACGGATTTTCAGGATGGTTTTGTTATAAAAAGATGTATTTGAAGAGCCAAAGGCTCCTGTTTTATCAAATAACATTAAGGAAATAAAGGGAAGAAAATGACAAGAATCGCTATCAACGGTTTTGGCCGAATCGGTCGCTTGGTATTTCGTTCGGGGATCAAAGACCCAAATATTGAATTTGTAGCTATTAACGACCTAGTAACTCCGGACAACCTAGGATATCTTTTAAAGTACGATTCAACTCATGGCCGTTTTAACGGAACCGTGGAGCATACGGACGACGCACTTATCGTAGATGGCAAAAAAGTTCTTTGTGTATCCGAAAGAGATCCAGAAAAACTCCCTTGGAAAGACCTAAAAGTGGACTACGTGATCGAATCTACCGGTCTATTCACCGACAGAGTCGGCGCAGAAAAACATATCAAAGCCGGAGCTAAAAAAGTCGTGATCTCCGCTCCTGCAAAAGACAAGGACATCCCTACTTTTGTTATGGGAGTAAACAACGAGAAATACGATCCAAGCAAAGACCATGTTGTTTCCAACGCTTCCTGTACTACGAACTGTCTGGCTCCGATCACTAAAGTGGTTCTGGACAATTTCGGGATCGAAGAAGGTCTGATGACCACTATCCACGCTACTACTGCTACTCAACCTACTGTAGACGGTCCTTCTAAAAAAGACTGGAGAGGTGGAAGAGGCGCAATGCAAAATATCATCCCAGCCTCTACGGGTGCTGCAAAAGCTGTTGGTCTTTGTATCCCTGAAGTAAACGGCAAACTAACCGGTATGTCTTTCAGAGTTCCAACTCCTGACGTTTCCGTTGTGGACTTGACCGTTAGAACTACTAAAGAAACCAGCTTAAAAGAAATTTCTGCAAAAATGAAAGAAGCTTCCGAAGGTTCCATGAAAGGAATTTTAGGTTATACGGACGAGATGGTTGTTTCTAACGACTTCTTAAGCTCCACTCTTTCTTCTATCTTTGACGCGGACGCTTGTATCGAACTAAATTCCAGATTCTTTAAATTGGTTTCTTGGTACGATAACGAGATGGGTTACTCTAATAGAGTTCTAGACCTAATCCGTTATATGGCTAAAAAAGGTTAATAGATGCAGCAATTACCCAGACTCGAAAACGAGGACGTCAAGGGGAAACGTGTTTTTCTGAGGGTCGATTTTAACGTCCCTCTAGAAAACGGAAAAGTTTCCGACAAGACTAGAATTGAAAAGACCCTTCCTACCATTGAACTATTGGTAAAAAAAGGTGCCAGGGTGGTGATCGCAAGTCACCTTGGCCGCCCAAAAGGTAAACCGGATCCTCAATATTCTATGGAACCCGTTTACGAAGTTTTTAAAGAGTTAGTTAAAACTTCCGTAATATTCTCTAAAGACGTGATCGGAGAGAATGTTGTAAAACTTTCCAAAGAACTAAAGGATGGAGAGATCCTGGTTTTGGAAAATTTACGTTTTCATAAAGAAGAAGAGGAGAACAATCCCGGTTTTGCCAAAAGCCTGGCAGCTCTTGCGGATGTTTATGTAAACGATGCATTCGGTGCGGCTCATAGGGCCCATGCTTCTACGGAAGGAATTGCTCATCTTCTGCCTTCTTTTGCAGGTTTGTTGATGTACAAGGAGATTACCGAACTTTCTTCCCTTCTTTCCCGCCCTGCAAAACCTTTCGTGGCAATCATCGGAGGTTCCAAAGTTTCTTCTAAGATCAGTGTGATCAAAAACCTCATCGAAAAAGTGGATCATATTTTGATCGGCGGCGGAATGGCTTATACCTTCCTGAAATCCAGAGCTATTCCTGTTGGTAATTCCTTAGTAGAAAGAGATTTCGAAGTGGAAGCATTCCAACTTATAGAAAGAGCTGGAGTCGCAGGTGTCGATTTCCAACTTCCTGTGGATCATGTGATCGGCGACAAATTTGATGCGAATGCAAAGACCAAAACCGTGGATAAGATGGGAATTTTAGACGGTTGGATGGGAATGGATATCGGTCCTAAAACGATCGCAAATTACGAAAAAGTAATTAAGAACGCTGCAACCATCGTCTGGAACGGCCCTATGGGAGTTTTCGAATTCGATAAATTCGCAGCCGGCACCATGGCAATCGCAAAGGCGGTCTCTAAGTCCAAGGCCAGAACAGTCGTAGGCGGAGGAGATTCCATCGCAGCGATCAATAAGGCAAAAGTGGAAGATAAGATCACCCACGTTTCTACCGGAGGAGGAGCCTCCTTGGAATTTTTAGAAGGAAAAAAACTCCCCGGAGTTGTAGCTCTTCTGAAAGAAAAAACCTAAAACGAAGTAAAGGAAATATATATGCGCCCTAAAATTATCGCTGGTAACTGGAAAATGAATCTTTCCGAAAAGGAAGCGTTGGCACTCGCAAGCGGCCTAAAGGAAAAGTCCTCTTCTCTTCCCGATAATAAAAAGGCGGTTGTATTTCCTTCTTCCATTCATTTGGCTGCTGTCGCAAGAATATTAGAAAACTCGAAAGTATCTGTAGGAGCACAGAATATCTACCCTGCTCCTCTAA
Above is a genomic segment from Leptospira johnsonii containing:
- a CDS encoding phosphoglycerate kinase translates to MQQLPRLENEDVKGKRVFLRVDFNVPLENGKVSDKTRIEKTLPTIELLVKKGARVVIASHLGRPKGKPDPQYSMEPVYEVFKELVKTSVIFSKDVIGENVVKLSKELKDGEILVLENLRFHKEEEENNPGFAKSLAALADVYVNDAFGAAHRAHASTEGIAHLLPSFAGLLMYKEITELSSLLSRPAKPFVAIIGGSKVSSKISVIKNLIEKVDHILIGGGMAYTFLKSRAIPVGNSLVERDFEVEAFQLIERAGVAGVDFQLPVDHVIGDKFDANAKTKTVDKMGILDGWMGMDIGPKTIANYEKVIKNAATIVWNGPMGVFEFDKFAAGTMAIAKAVSKSKARTVVGGGDSIAAINKAKVEDKITHVSTGGGASLEFLEGKKLPGVVALLKEKT
- a CDS encoding LA_3751/LA_3752 family putative glycosyltransferase, with amino-acid sequence METIGRKYLISKLQFLFPLSCIVFTALFLFKIDANSILVSDNQNKIVQAQAFIDSGYKSQYFSCKILEDLGGCKFFPSWQVHLENGISGPFPVAFSLYASVFGLLGDYSFLFYVSILFFWIGVFFLKFELDLKWAAVLFLCLGPAFFHSALFPDYSITFLLTCIGLTFYACPVKTKPLGLFIGFFVGLGFFFRSENTILYFFLGIFHLIDFIYKGRSGVSSRDKDRLVLLIGTGIGVVFYGIINYYLYGSALGTRIEANAEIGWDTGLEKYSSLLFLGNGRVGFLFFCPWILLWLVYFFTRWKDLESFERKLSLAILISLFFGAYLAPNDSNIDWGTRYLSWLIVPAVVLFFSKKNSEKVPTSIWILTGILFLVTLFFSKIYLLTQEKLSREYVKYNEFLLESNPDIYLTMDPSVSALFGQEILHKKVMRIEDTEDLPRLIRTLSSRKGSISLVRYEPVTLSLLQTLKKNDSEKLGTEVENWFIGSGWKRISKETLEKIEILKFAHN
- a CDS encoding oxygenase MpaB family protein, with product MFNRLKILKQINRLDAEKDAQKIVFLAGSYDFPQDVEISLAISFFRTFAIPSISKILNTTKRFELAGQKRYDDTALILAEFIENGLDSERGRKAMRKLNQIHKEYDIKNEDFLYTLTTFIFEPDRWNQKFGWRKSTEKERLANFYLWKRIGKMMNIKNIPETYEEMLEFNQRFEKEKFRRTPDSEQVALATMKIASARIPKIPGLEYLVYHAVYSLMDKPLRDAMGFPKPNPIVAALTYSVLKFRAFFLRYFWPPRKTPYYVTKRNNPTYPNGYLIEELGPH
- a CDS encoding gamma carbonic anhydrase family protein encodes the protein MQEVHLAGNILEYMGKRPIFKDGVFLAPGSLVVGDVVIGKDSSIWFQTLIRGDVNYIRIGDNVNIQDMTVVHVSRNTHPVEIGDNVSVGHRAVLHGCKLKNNSFVGMGAIIMDGVELGEYSFVAAGAMVTPGKIIPPGAMVMGSPAKIVRDITEEERNLIERTAANYVSYKNNYLEDFSYRISIV
- the lepB gene encoding signal peptidase I — protein: MFSLKKEFGEKEKKFDRKKFAQILSISLVVGFLFATAVRIWFLFPFVPETEEMSPAFPKGKRIYISRFVRDSSLFLGDVVLVEHPTQKGKVTLVRIMGKSGDQISIKDKVLYRNGISEAQEKSDFSLQHKDARPAFSGTYSTRDNLSNLTVEDRNYFLLCDNRDDCVDSRDFGPLPFEKIIGKVF
- the gap gene encoding type I glyceraldehyde-3-phosphate dehydrogenase; protein product: MTRIAINGFGRIGRLVFRSGIKDPNIEFVAINDLVTPDNLGYLLKYDSTHGRFNGTVEHTDDALIVDGKKVLCVSERDPEKLPWKDLKVDYVIESTGLFTDRVGAEKHIKAGAKKVVISAPAKDKDIPTFVMGVNNEKYDPSKDHVVSNASCTTNCLAPITKVVLDNFGIEEGLMTTIHATTATQPTVDGPSKKDWRGGRGAMQNIIPASTGAAKAVGLCIPEVNGKLTGMSFRVPTPDVSVVDLTVRTTKETSLKEISAKMKEASEGSMKGILGYTDEMVVSNDFLSSTLSSIFDADACIELNSRFFKLVSWYDNEMGYSNRVLDLIRYMAKKG
- the cysK gene encoding cysteine synthase A — its product is MKANNILETIGNTPHVKINRLFGSKYNVYSKLERSNPGGSIKDRIALSMIEDAEKSGKLTKDTVIIEPTSGNTGIGLALVAAVKGYRLILVMPESMSVERRRIMAAYGAEFDLTPREKGMPGAIERAKQLVSETPKAWMPQQFENEANIQVHIDTTAAEILKDFPNGVDALITGVGTGGHITGVAKVLKEKFPNTKVFAVEPEASPVISGGKPGPHPIQGIGAGFIPKNLHTDLLDGVIQVSKDEAFQYALRAAKEEGIFLGVSSGAALAAVAKKLPELPEGSTVLTFNYDTGERYLSIEGLFPVPSNG